AAAACTGATTCCCGAAAGAGATTGGTGCTTTCAAGTAAGCACACGTATCTACGTAGCCGTATGGCGAAGTAGTAGATGCCCATGGACCGGGCCAAGGCTGTGCTAACACAGTGCTGTAGCTCACGAGAGAGTATAAGACCTTGCTTTGCCAGGGCAGTTCCCAATGAAGCGAGAAACTTCCGAGAAGAGCCTCCGGGCTCGTCCCGGAGGAGGTTCACATGCCGCCTGTAAAATTTTAAAATATTGTATCATCAGCCCTAGAATTAAAGGTATAATTTCAATGAGTGCAGAATTCGATCCTGAAAGCTGTGAGTTCTGATGCTCTGGAGGATGGCAATCCGATATTTAGACAGGGGGTTACTTCTTTGTGTGAGTTCTGTACCAAACACGGTGAAGGTAAAAAATGGTACGAAATAATGGAGAACTATTCCACAGCGCTGTTGGCTGAAAGTAGTCGCCAAGCTTATATTAACGGGTTTATTCCATATCTACATAGCGCCGGCTTAAAAATAGATAAATTAGGCACTTTTAAAAGAAAACATCCCCTGGTTTATCGTTTCATCAGAAAAATGGGAACACAAAAAATGAAAAAAGATCATTTTGGCCAGGTAGTTCCCATTGAGGATGCCGAGGGAATAATTGATTTGGTGCAGTCAATTACAAGAATACCGTGTCTTTGCAGAAAGATTAAAACCGGGGCAAGCAACCACAGGTATTGCATGTTGCTGGGCATTGATCCCACCGGCCTGATAAGTGAATGGCCGGAGCTGCAGTATAATCTGGAGACACTTAATTCAAGCGAAGCCAAAAAACTGCTCAGGGAGTTTGACCGGGAGGGTCTGGTGCACTCAATCTGGACATTTAAAACACCTTTTATTGGAGCGATATGCAATTGTGACCACGACTGCCTTGCTTTTAGGTTTCAGATAAGTTCAGACTTACTAGATGTTATGTTCAAGTCGGAATACATAGCTGAAATTGTTCCGGCTCAATGTGTGGGGTGCCGGGAATGCCAGAAATTATGTCAGTTTGGAGCCATACAGTATTCTGCAGTGAACCACAAATGCTATGTAAACCCCCTGCAGTGTTACGGGTGCGGGGTATGCAGGGTCGGATGCAAGAAAGAAGCTATCAATCTATTGGATAAAAACGAACTTCCTTATTGTAGCGATTTATGGTAGAAGCTGAAACAGTTAACCCAAGTAATAGGTTTTATCCAGGTTATTCAGGATTTGCAGGCACAGTGACAACCTCGCCGTTAATCTCCCTGATGTTTTCAAAAATTTACTTCACCTCAACCGCGGCAAGATGCCGCTTTTTTCTTTGGTGGGCTTGTTTGTTCTGCACTTATAGATTGTTGAATTTAAATTGGCAAAACACTTAACCCCTCTTTCAAAAAACTACAAAAACGGATATAATATGAACAAGAAACCTAATGAAGCTGGCGCTTGGCAACTATGACTTGTGACTGCAGCAGCATTTTAGAAAAGGATGATGTTTTTTTATTAGTGGAGAATTTGGATATACATTACTTTTAAACTGGGGAAATATGTTGGTTAGGCACCCTCGGAAGAAATGAAAGCAAGATGATTATTCGAATGAAAAGCATAACAAAACAAATTTGAGAATGTCAAAGATTAATCTTATTTATCGTTAACTTAATTTAATTCCGATAACGAGTACTATACAATACAAAAGAATCTTTTGCCTGTTTCGCACCGGCAAGGGGGTTCTTTATTTTATTTTAGGTCTTTAGCATTAACTAAAATCTTAGAACACCTCAATTGCCATCCGATGGCAATTATGTAAAACACAAGATAATAATAATTGAACATATTTAATAGAAACAGGTCTTATTATTGCAACTAACTGGAGCTTTTTATACTTTTATGATGGTGCTCCGTTAAACTTTCGGACACAAAAAGAAACTACATATGCAAATACCCTAAATAAAGCGTGGTGTCACAATGAATACATTCATAAATTATGTGCACTAAAGTTACTATGTCGAAAGCGAGGAATATCGGTGAATGTTTTTTATATAGATATGGGAACTCTCTTAATGGTTCTTGTGTTAGGACACATTCTAACAGGCATACTTATTATTTCATATACAGTTCGTCATAACAAGGAGAAGTCGGTTAATATATTTTTATTGTCTAAATTACTTCAATCAGTTGCATGGATCATGGCCGGATTCAAAGGTGCTATTCCTTATATCATTTGGACATCTATATCAAATTCTATGATATTTATTGGTGCAGCATTGGAGTTGATTGCCTTTTTGATTTTAGTTGATAGCTACAATAAGGTCACAAAAAGAAATTATAACATCCTGGTTTTTGTTTGTATTTTTATTTTTAACATCTTAATAATATATGACGTTCCAGAAAACATTAGGATTGCATTTACATCTTCAATTACAGCTACATTAATTGCATTTCCGGTATATAGGATTTTTGTACATAAAAGTCCATCAATTTTACAAAAAGTAATAGCTTCTTTTTATAGCATTACAATGGTTTCTTTTCTTTTTAGAGCCTATACAGCACTAACTTCGGCGCATGATATGACATTATGGTCAACGGATATCTCCAATACGGGCTCGTTTCTTTTGTTATATCTTGTAATGCTCGTAGGAAGTATGGGTTTTATTCTTCTGGCAAAAGAAAAGTTAGATATTGAATTGCTTAGAGCTGCATCATTCGATGAATTAACTAATATACTTAACCGCAGAACCTTTATGTTGCGCGCAAAAAAACTTATTTCTTTATTTTCAAGAAAAAAAGAACAGATTTCATGCTTGCTTATAGATATTGATAATTTCAAAGTGATAAATGACGTATACGGCCATTATGTAGGCGATGTTGTCTTGAAGGAGTTTGCTGCCGCCATCAAGGTTCAATTAAGAGATTATGATTTATTTGGCAGATACGGCGGCGAAGAGTTTGCCATATTGCTTCCGGGGACAGATGAAAAAAAATCCATGGAAGTCGCGGAAAGATTAAGAAAGACAATCGAAAATGGATCAGTTAGCATTAATCCTAAAATAAAATTTACCATAAGTATAGGAGTAGTCACTCTAACTCCGAATTCGGAAACTAACGTCGATATGTTTTATAAACTAAGCGACAATGCTCTTTATATGGCGAAAATGCAAGGAAGAAATCGTGTTGTGAGATTTCAAAATACAGGACATCGGTGTTCTGTTAAGCCAGCTATGTGATTAAGGGAATACCAGAAAGCCCAACATCCGTGTTCGGTTAAGCCAGCTATATATCATTAACAACCGAAAGCAGTACTTTACCCCTGGAAATTAGGATTATTCGCTAATTAAAGAAGGAATGGCACTATCTTTGTGGGAATTTCCTCCAGGCAATGCTTATAAGGAGGAACCATACAACAAATAAAAACAAAAAAATGGGGGGCTCTCCCCCAAATCAAAATTGCGGTTTACCACTGTGCTCCACCGGCATTTGCACCAAGAGCTATGGCCTTTAAATAATCTCTCGGAGTCTTATCCGCCTGATACCATATTAAACGATATACATATATTCCTTGACAAGCAATAACCATCCCGGCTTGCTAGAAGAGTTTACAGTTAGTTTAAACAAGTTTAAGCCTGACCCCATTCCCTCAAAAATGCACAGCTGAGCAAGTTTTATTTTAACAAGTAAACTATCTTGTATCCGGCAGCAGTATGGTTGGTTTATCGCCTAACGGCAACCAACCGCCAACTTCCGA
This genomic interval from Desulfoscipio sp. XC116 contains the following:
- a CDS encoding 4Fe-4S ferredoxin; the encoded protein is MCEFCTKHGEGKKWYEIMENYSTALLAESSRQAYINGFIPYLHSAGLKIDKLGTFKRKHPLVYRFIRKMGTQKMKKDHFGQVVPIEDAEGIIDLVQSITRIPCLCRKIKTGASNHRYCMLLGIDPTGLISEWPELQYNLETLNSSEAKKLLREFDREGLVHSIWTFKTPFIGAICNCDHDCLAFRFQISSDLLDVMFKSEYIAEIVPAQCVGCRECQKLCQFGAIQYSAVNHKCYVNPLQCYGCGVCRVGCKKEAINLLDKNELPYCSDLW
- a CDS encoding GGDEF domain-containing protein; translation: MNVFYIDMGTLLMVLVLGHILTGILIISYTVRHNKEKSVNIFLLSKLLQSVAWIMAGFKGAIPYIIWTSISNSMIFIGAALELIAFLILVDSYNKVTKRNYNILVFVCIFIFNILIIYDVPENIRIAFTSSITATLIAFPVYRIFVHKSPSILQKVIASFYSITMVSFLFRAYTALTSAHDMTLWSTDISNTGSFLLLYLVMLVGSMGFILLAKEKLDIELLRAASFDELTNILNRRTFMLRAKKLISLFSRKKEQISCLLIDIDNFKVINDVYGHYVGDVVLKEFAAAIKVQLRDYDLFGRYGGEEFAILLPGTDEKKSMEVAERLRKTIENGSVSINPKIKFTISIGVVTLTPNSETNVDMFYKLSDNALYMAKMQGRNRVVRFQNTGHRCSVKPAM